The sequence CACCGAGCGCATGGCCGAGCTGGCGCCGCAGGGGTTCTCGTTGGCGACCGACATCGCCGAGTGGCTGGTGCGGGAGGGCACTCCGTTCCGCGTCGCCCACGAGCTGGCCGGCGCGTGCGTGCGCGCGGCCGAGGCAAAAGGCACCGACCTCGACGGGCTCACCGACGACGAGTTCGCCCGGATCTCACCCCTGCTCACGCCTCAGGTTCGTCTCGTCCTCACGGCCGCAGGCTCCGTCGAGTCGCGCTCAGGACGCGGTGGTACGGCGCCCGAGCGGGTCCGCGAGCAGCTCGACGAGCTCAGGCGGATGGTGGCCGCCACCCGTGACCGCCTCGGCTGACCTCGCGGCTCGGCTGTCCGGCCCGGTGGTCGACGTCGCTCCCACCCTGCTGGGGTCGACGCTGCGCTGTGGGGACATCACGCTCCGGATCACCGAGGTCGAGGCGTACGCCGGGTCCGAGGACCCCGGCTCGCACTCCCACCGAGGTCGTACGCCGCGCAACGCAACGATGTTCGGCCCGCCCGGCCACCTGTACGTCTACTTCACCTACGGCATGCACCACTGCGCCAACGTGGTCTGCGGACCGGAGGGGACCTCGTCCGGGATCCTGCTCCGCGCCGGCGAGGTCGTCGGCGGGCTCGAGACCGCGCGGGCCAGGAGGCCGCGCTCACAGGATCGGGACCTGGCCCGCGGGCCGGCGCGCCTCTGCTCGACCCTCGGGATCGATCTCGACGACGACGGCACCGACCTCTCGCAGGGGCGTGTCCGGCTCGACCTGGGCGCGCCGCTCGACGCCTCGGCCATCTCGAGCGGGCCGCGGGTCGGCCTGCGCGCGGCGGCAGACTTCCCGTGGCGCTTCTGGTTGACCGGGGAGCCCACGGTCTCGATCTATCGTCCGGCCGCACCATTGCGCCGGCGACAGGGCTCTGACCTGCGCAAACGCTAGAACTTCACCCCGAGTTGGCGCGCTCGGCGTGCAGGGTCTAGTGTTCTCACTGTCGCCGAAACGCGATCGCCCACTTCTGGCCGTCAGGTCGAACCACCGGGCGGCGCACGGCCAGCTTGACCCACTGCGGAGCAGCGAGTTTGACTCGCTGAGCCGAGACGGGTAAGTTTTTGCAGGTTGTCCCAAGACAAGTCCAGCCCTGCTGGAGGCGCTTGGGTGCGTGTGATGTTTGAGAACTCAACAGTGTGTCATAGTCGACGAATTAGTTTGTTTTGCCCCGTCATCATGGCCTTTTTGGTTGTGGTGGTGGTTTCTTTGGTGAAGACAATAATTTCTGACAATATTTTTTTGTCAGTGTTTTGTTTTTTGTCAGGGGATGTGGCTCTCTTTTTCCTCGCGCTGCTTTGGTGGTGTGGGGTGTTGTTTTTCGATGGAGAGTTTGATCCTGGCTCAGGACGAACGCTGGCGGCGTGCTTAACACATGCAAGTCGAGCGGAAAGGCCACTTCGGTGGTACTCGAGCGGCGAACGGGTGAGTAACACGTGAGTAATCTGCCCTCCACTTTGGGATAGCCACCGGAAACGGTGATTAATACCGGATATGACCTCGGCCCGCATGGGTTGTGGTGGAAAGTTTTTCGGTGGGGGATGTGCTCGCGGCCTATCAGCTTGATGGTGGGGTAATGGCCTACCATGGCTTCGACGGGTAGCCGGCCTGAGAGGGTGACCGGCCACACTGGGACTGAGACACGGCCCAGACTCCTACGGGAGGCAGCAGTGGGGAATATTGGACAATGGGCGGAAGCCTGATCCAGCAACGCCGCGTGAGGGATGACGGCCTTCGGGTTGTAAACCTCTTTCAGCACAGACGAAGCGAAAGTGACGGTATGTGCAGAAGAAGCACCGGCCAACTACGTGCCAGCAGCCGCGGTAATACGTAGGGTGCGAGCGTTGTCCGGAATTATTGGGCGTAAAGGGCTCGTAGGCGGTTTGTCGCGTCGGGAGTGAAAACACGCAGCTTAACTGCGTGCTTGCTTTCGATACGGGCAGACTAGAGGTATGCAGGGGAGAACGGAATTCCTGGTGTAGCGGTGAAATGCGCAGATATCAGGAGGAACACCGGTGGCGAAGGCGGTTCTCTGGGCATTACCTGACGCTGAGGAGCGAAAGTGTGGGGAGCGAACAGGATTAGATACCCTGGTAGTCCACACCGTAAACGTTGGGCGCTAGGTGTGGGGCCTATTCCATGGGTTCCGTGCCGCAGCTAACGCATTAAGCGCCCCGCCTGGGGAGTACGGCCGCAAGGCTAAAACTCAAAGGAATTGACGGGGGCCCGCACAAGCGGCGGAGCATGCGGATTAATTCGATGCAACGCGAAGAACCTTACCTGGGTTTGACATACACCGGAAAGCCTGAGAGATCAGGCCCCTTTTGTCGGTGTACAGGTGGTGCATGGCTGTCGTCAGCTCGTGTCGTGAGATGTTGGGTTAAGTCCCGCAACGAGCGCAACCCTCGTTCTATGTTGCCAGCACGTAATGGTGGGGACTCATAGGAGACTGCCGGGGTCAACTCGGAGGAAGGTGGGGATGACGTCAAGTCATCATGCCCCTTATGTCCAGGGCTTCACGCATGCTACAATGGCCGGTACAAAGGGCTGCGATCCCGTAAGGGGGAGCGAATCCCAAAAAGCCGGTCTCAGTTCGGATTGGGGTCTGCAACTCGACCCCATGAAGTCGGAGTCGCTAGTAATCGCAGATCAGCAACGCTGCGGTGAATACGTTCCCGGGCCTTGTACACACCGCCCGTCACGTCACGAAAGTCGGCAACACCCGAAGCCGGTGGCCCAACCCTTGTGGAGGGAGCCGTCGAAGGTGGGGCTGGCGATTGGGACGAAGTCGTAACAAGGTAGCCGTACCGGAAGGTGCGGCTGGATCACCTCCTTTCTAAGGAGCACACGCCCCGACTCACCCCGTTCGTGGGTGGGCGCATGGTGGTGTTCACTAGTGGAATCGTCGATGATGCTTGACTCCTGTTGGTGTCGGCTGGCTAGTACTACCTGGGGGCCCCGTGTGGGTCTGTGGGTGTGGAACGTTGGTTGGTGTTGGTGGGGGAGGGTTGGCACACTGTTGGGTCCTGAAGCATCAGACCGGTTGGTTTGGTTGTCTTCTGCCATGAAGCTCTCCTTTGTCTGCTGTTCGCCGGTTGGTGGGTGGTGGGGTTGGTGGGGTTGTTGTTTGAGATCTGCATAGTGGACGCGAGCATCCGATCGATGCCTGCCCTGGTTCCTGCGTTTGTGGGGGTTGAGGGTTGTGTGTTGGTTGGTATGTAATGCAATTGTTTTTGTGTAGTCGAGTGTTGTACGCATGTGCACCTTTGATTGGGGTGTGTGTGTGGGTTCTTTTGTAGTGATTTGTTTTGACGTTGTTGAGACAAGCTATGAAGGGCACATGGTGGATGCCTTGGCATCAAGAGCCGATGAAGGACGTAGGAGCCTGCGATAAGCCCTGGGGAGTTGGCAACCGAGCTGTGATCCGGGGGTGTCCGAATGGGGAAACCCAGCTGGAGTCATGTCCAGTTACCCACATCTGAACACATAGGGTGTGTGGAGGGAACGTCGGGAAGTGAAACATCTCAGTACCGACAGGAAGAGAAAACAAAAGTGATTCCGAGAGTAGTGGCGAGCGAAATCGGAAGAGGCCAAACCATATCTGTGTGATACCCGGCAGGGGTTGCAGGTGTGGGGTTGTGGGGTTGTTCTTCCATGTCTGCCGGCGTGGAGCAGAGTAAGAAACCAGTACCGAAGTCGAAGCCCATTGGAAAGTGGCGCCGTAGCGGGTGATAGCCCTGTAGACGTATCGTGCTGGCTCTGGAGCAGTACCCCAAGTAACACGGAACCCCTGAAATTCCGTGTGAATCTGGCGGGACCACCCGTTAAGCCTAAATACTCCTTGATGACCGATAGCGGACAAGTACCGTGAGGGAAAGGTGAAAAGTACCCCTGGCGGGGAGTGAAATAGTACCTGAAACCGTGTGCCTACAATCCGTCGGAGCGAGTCCTTGTGGCTTGTGACGGCGTGCCTTTTGAAGAATGAGCCTGCGAGTTTGCGGTGTGTTGCGAGGTTAACCCGTGTGGGGAAGCCGTAGCGAAAGCGAGTCCGAATAGGGCGATTCAGTAGCGCGCTCAAGACCCGAAGCGAAGTGATCTATCCATGGGCAGGTTGAAGCGTCGGTAAGACGACGTGGAGGACCGAACCCACTTAGGTTGAAAACTGAGGGGATGACCTGTGGATAGGGGTGAAAGGCCAATCAAACTTCGTGATAGCTGGTTCTCCCCGAAATGCATTTAGGTGCAGCGTTGTGTGTTTCTTGCCGGAGGTAGAGCACTGGATAGCTAATGGGCCCGACCAGGTTACTGACGTTAGCCAAACTCCGAATGCCGGTAAGTGAGAGCGCAGCAGTGAGACTGCGGGGGATAAGCTCCGTAGTCGAGAGGGAAACAGCCCAGACCATCAGCTAAGGCCCCTAAGCGGTGACTAAGTGGAAAAGGATGTGGAGTCGCAGTGACAACCAGGAGGTTGGCTTGGAAGCAGCCACCCTTGAAAGAGTGCGTAATAGCTCACTGGTCAAGTGATTCCGCGCCGACAATGTAGCGGGGCTCAAGTCATCCGCCGAAGCTATGGCATTCAGCGAATACACCAGCATGGACTTGATCTGTGTTCAGTGCGCTGGATGGGTAGGGGAGCGTCGTGTGGGCAGTGAAGCGCCGGAGTGATCCAGGTGTGGAGGCCACACGAGTGAGAATGCAGGCATGAGTAGCGAATGACATGTGAGAAACATGTCCGCCGAATGATCAAGGGTTCCAGGGTCAAGCTAATCTGCCCTGGGTAAGTCGGGACCTAAGGCGAGGCCGACAGGCGTAGTCGATGGACAACGGGTTGATATTCCCGTACCGGCAAAGTAGCGCCCATGACGAGGCTGGTGATGCTAACCACCCGAAACTCGAGTGACCGGACCCTTCGGGGCGAGGCGTTCGAGCGGAGCGTGGGACCCGATCTGGTAGTAGTCAAGCGATGGGGTGACACAGGAAGGTAGCCCAACCACAGCGATGGTTGTCTGTGGGCAAGCGTGTAGGACTCCTGGTAGGCAAATCCGCCAGGTACATGTCTGAGACGTGATGCGGAGCCGTTAGGCGAAGTGGGTGATCCTATGCTGTCGAGAAAAACCTCTAGCGAGCTATGCGCCGCCCGTACCCCAAACCGACTCAGGTGATCAGGTAGAGAATACTAAGGCGATCGAGAGAACCATGGTTAAGGAACTCGGCAAAATGCCCCCGTAACTTCGGGAGAAGGGGGGCCCGGAGCGTGAACCCACTTGCTGGGGGAAGCGTGAAGGGCCGCAGAGACCAGGCCCAAGCGACTGTTTACTAAAAACACAGGTCCGTGCGAAGTTGTAAGACGATGTATACGGACTGACTCCTGCCCGGTGCTGGAAGGTTAAGAGGACGGGTTAGCACGTAAGTGCGAAGCTCAGAATTTAAGCCCCAGTAAACGGCGGTGGTAACTATAACCATCCTAAGGTAGCGAAATTCCTTGTCGGGTAAGTTCCGACCTGCACGAATGGAGTAACGACTTGGGCGCTGTCTCAACCATGGACTCGGCGAAATTGCACTACGAGTAAAGATGCTCGTTACGCGCGGCAGGACGGAAAGACCCCGGGACCTTTACTATAGTTTGGTATTGGTGTTTGGTACTGCTTGTGTAGGATAGGTGGGAGACTGTGAAGCGGCCACGCCAGTGGTTGTGGAGTCATCGTTGAAATACCACTCTAGTAGTATTAGATGTCTAACCTAGGTCCGTAATCCGGATCAGGGACAGTGCCTGATGGGTAGTTTAACTGGGGCGGTTGCCTCCTAAAATGTAACGGAGGCGCTCAAAGGTTCCCTCAGCCTGGTTGGCAATC comes from Nocardioides piscis and encodes:
- a CDS encoding DNA-3-methyladenine glycosylase, with the protein product MTASADLAARLSGPVVDVAPTLLGSTLRCGDITLRITEVEAYAGSEDPGSHSHRGRTPRNATMFGPPGHLYVYFTYGMHHCANVVCGPEGTSSGILLRAGEVVGGLETARARRPRSQDRDLARGPARLCSTLGIDLDDDGTDLSQGRVRLDLGAPLDASAISSGPRVGLRAAADFPWRFWLTGEPTVSIYRPAAPLRRRQGSDLRKR